A stretch of Gymnodinialimonas phycosphaerae DNA encodes these proteins:
- a CDS encoding ABC transporter substrate-binding protein yields the protein MKHLVTAAFLCAATLPASAQETLSVALDWTPNTNHVGLYVAQSMGWFEEAGLDVDILPYTDTSSGTLVAAGVAEFGILSAVGFHSQRATGADMTVVMAVVQHETGRLVFNGDREDIQRPSDLDGMIYAGFGSAWEEALISTIIRNDGGEGVFETVTLGTSAYEALANGRVDFTLEVSTWEGVNSVLLGRPQRAFRYADFGVPDQHTTFLGGNATWLTQNPDVARAFVQAAQRGYAFAADNPEEAAEILIAETAGMLSNPDLVRASMTALAEGGYLQDEAEPVGLIDAGMVTNITTFLFEAGILRGEDGNPLEAMPDVSTWFTNDYLLQ from the coding sequence ATGAAACACCTCGTAACCGCCGCCTTCCTGTGCGCGGCCACCCTACCCGCTTCGGCGCAAGAAACCCTCAGCGTCGCGCTCGACTGGACGCCCAACACAAACCACGTCGGCCTCTACGTCGCCCAATCGATGGGCTGGTTTGAAGAGGCGGGCCTGGACGTCGACATCCTGCCCTACACCGACACCTCCTCTGGCACATTGGTCGCCGCCGGCGTGGCCGAATTTGGCATTCTCAGCGCCGTGGGCTTCCACAGCCAGCGCGCAACCGGGGCCGATATGACCGTGGTCATGGCCGTCGTGCAGCACGAAACGGGACGGCTGGTATTCAACGGCGACCGAGAGGATATCCAACGCCCGTCTGATCTGGACGGCATGATTTACGCAGGCTTCGGGTCCGCATGGGAAGAGGCGTTGATTTCCACCATCATCCGCAATGACGGCGGCGAAGGGGTGTTCGAGACCGTGACCCTTGGCACCTCGGCCTATGAAGCGCTGGCAAACGGGCGCGTGGATTTCACCCTCGAAGTCAGCACATGGGAGGGCGTGAACTCTGTCCTGCTTGGCCGTCCCCAACGCGCGTTTCGCTATGCGGACTTCGGCGTTCCGGATCAGCACACGACATTCCTGGGCGGAAATGCCACCTGGCTGACGCAAAACCCCGACGTCGCGCGCGCGTTTGTGCAAGCGGCCCAACGGGGCTACGCGTTTGCGGCCGACAACCCCGAGGAAGCCGCAGAGATTCTGATCGCGGAGACGGCTGGTATGCTCTCCAATCCCGACCTCGTCCGCGCGTCCATGACCGCGTTGGCCGAGGGGGGATACCTGCAAGATGAAGCGGAGCCCGTCGGCCTGATTGATGCCGGCATGGTCACAAACATCACGACCTTCCTGTTTGAGGCAGGCATCCTGCGCGGTGAAGATGGCAATCCGTTGGAGGCGATGCCGGACGTGTCGACATGGTTCACGAACGACTATCTGCTGCAGTGA
- a CDS encoding ABC transporter ATP-binding protein has translation MLKMCSVGVTRGASRVLDDISLHVARGEFVSILGPSGAGKSTIFQLLTGALRHDTGVTTCNGRPVDGASRDFAFMPQRDALMPWRRIIDNVTLGLEVQGMTRKDAREKVLPLLQDFGLDGFAHRYPAQLSGGMRQRAALLRTVVQGRPVQLLDEPFGALDALTRTRMQRWFEDRWQTAKWTTLLVTHDVREAVALSDRIYVLSARPARVIAEVAIATPRPRMGRPIPPQAHAQEAKLLDILLTQTGDSR, from the coding sequence GTGCTGAAGATGTGCAGCGTGGGTGTCACGCGCGGCGCATCACGGGTTCTGGATGACATCTCGTTGCATGTGGCCCGCGGCGAGTTCGTCTCTATCCTCGGGCCCTCGGGTGCAGGGAAATCCACGATCTTCCAATTGCTGACCGGCGCCTTGCGGCACGACACGGGCGTGACCACCTGCAACGGACGTCCCGTTGACGGAGCCAGCCGGGACTTCGCCTTCATGCCCCAGCGCGATGCGCTGATGCCGTGGCGGCGGATCATCGACAACGTGACCCTGGGGCTGGAGGTACAGGGAATGACCCGCAAAGACGCGCGGGAAAAGGTCCTGCCGTTGCTGCAGGACTTCGGCCTCGACGGGTTTGCGCACCGCTACCCGGCGCAGCTTTCCGGCGGTATGCGCCAACGCGCGGCCTTGCTGCGCACCGTTGTGCAAGGTCGCCCCGTACAGCTTCTTGATGAGCCGTTCGGCGCGCTTGATGCGCTGACCCGCACCCGGATGCAACGCTGGTTCGAAGACCGTTGGCAAACCGCCAAGTGGACCACGTTGCTGGTAACCCATGACGTCCGCGAAGCGGTGGCCCTTTCAGATCGCATCTACGTGCTGTCCGCCCGCCCCGCCCGCGTGATTGCCGAAGTCGCCATCGCCACGCCACGCCCCCGCATGGGGCGCCCCATTCCACCCCAGGCCCATGCCCAAGAGGCAAAGCTTCTCGACATCCTTCTGACACAAACCGGAGACTCCAGATGA
- a CDS encoding ABC transporter permease: protein MSRPVPRPSGGGLARGVPAVVSVASAFVIWELYVHLSGISPLMLPAPSRVLDQMWLNRDLLWANTIPTLQATFTGFALSLTVAFTLSIVLDFMPRVRRALFPIFVVSQTLPLVAIAPLVVLWFGFDLTPKVLLVALVTFFPMLVALVDGYAATDPEIEDLLRSMGASRGKVFRAARLPSAMPYFFAGLRISITYAVVAAIFAEYVGARAGLGIVILNAKNSFRPDLVLAAVVISSALTLVLFALTAVLQRVVLRWRDAGEDH, encoded by the coding sequence ATGTCACGCCCTGTCCCCCGCCCGTCCGGCGGAGGGTTGGCCCGCGGCGTGCCTGCCGTGGTAAGCGTGGCCAGCGCCTTCGTGATCTGGGAACTCTATGTGCATCTGTCCGGCATTTCGCCGCTGATGCTGCCCGCGCCCTCGCGCGTGCTCGATCAGATGTGGCTGAACCGCGATCTCCTTTGGGCCAACACGATCCCCACCCTTCAAGCCACGTTCACGGGCTTTGCGCTGTCGCTGACCGTCGCCTTCACCTTGTCCATCGTGTTGGATTTCATGCCTCGGGTGCGCCGGGCGTTGTTTCCGATCTTCGTGGTCAGCCAGACGCTTCCCCTGGTCGCGATCGCGCCGCTGGTGGTGTTGTGGTTCGGGTTTGATCTGACGCCCAAAGTGCTTCTGGTAGCGCTGGTCACGTTCTTTCCGATGCTGGTGGCGCTGGTGGACGGATATGCCGCCACAGACCCGGAAATCGAGGACCTGCTGCGGTCCATGGGCGCCAGCCGTGGCAAGGTATTTCGCGCCGCGCGCCTGCCATCGGCGATGCCATATTTCTTCGCCGGCCTGCGCATCTCGATCACCTACGCCGTCGTCGCTGCAATCTTTGCGGAATATGTCGGCGCGCGGGCGGGGCTGGGGATCGTGATCCTGAACGCAAAGAACAGTTTTCGCCCCGATCTGGTGCTGGCGGCCGTTGTCATCAGCTCGGCGCTGACACTGGTCCTTTTCGCCCTGACGGCCGTGCTTCAACGCGTCGTCCTGCGCTGGCGTGATGCGGGAGAGGACCATTGA
- a CDS encoding Ykof family thiamine-binding protein, protein MFSGAQVSLYPMTDGFVDVILSALNALDPWRDRLRIETDDISTLIVGPPEVLFPALRDLYATAAASGHHIVLRATLSRGCPGEPDDPICQTSTLANPAQPLAERQSEALAALAATPEKGQIADAQFSLYVMGAGDHMAEIMGCIDFLKQSGTFDRSKNFCTRLTGDAGPVFATVQEAFCRFGPPNGHVTIDLTVSANSPSTR, encoded by the coding sequence ATGTTCTCAGGGGCACAAGTCTCCCTTTATCCGATGACTGACGGCTTTGTTGACGTCATTTTGAGCGCGCTCAACGCGCTTGATCCGTGGCGCGACAGATTGCGGATCGAGACGGACGATATCTCTACCCTCATCGTCGGGCCGCCCGAGGTCTTGTTCCCGGCCCTGCGGGATCTTTATGCGACCGCCGCCGCGTCCGGCCACCACATCGTGCTGCGTGCCACGTTGTCACGCGGCTGCCCCGGTGAACCCGATGACCCGATTTGCCAGACATCGACATTGGCCAATCCCGCGCAGCCCTTGGCTGAGCGGCAATCAGAGGCATTGGCAGCGCTTGCCGCAACGCCCGAGAAGGGGCAAATCGCCGACGCCCAGTTCTCGCTTTACGTCATGGGTGCAGGCGACCACATGGCCGAGATCATGGGCTGCATCGACTTCCTGAAGCAAAGCGGCACATTCGATCGGTCCAAGAACTTCTGCACCCGCCTGACGGGCGATGCCGGCCCGGTTTTCGCAACAGTGCAGGAAGCGTTTTGCCGCTTCGGCCCGCCCAATGGCCATGTCACGATCGACCTGACGGTTTCCGCCAACAGCCCCAGCACACGCTGA
- a CDS encoding ABC transporter ATP-binding protein → MIDLSGITFSYPGGDFRLSVPDLTLADGERVAVVGPSGTGKTTLLNLIAGIAVPQAGRITIDGKEITGLSDSARRTFRANNIGFIFQDFALLDYLTARENILYPYRITAGAPLDAEARARAEQLAKACGLEGKLGRRPGALSQGEQQRVALCRALVRQPKLILADEATGNLDPDNKVAILDLLFSRTREAGAALLAVTHDHDLLPRFDRVIDFADFRVATEAGA, encoded by the coding sequence ATGATCGACCTCAGCGGCATCACCTTTTCCTATCCCGGTGGCGATTTTCGCCTGTCCGTCCCCGACCTCACCCTGGCGGATGGGGAACGGGTGGCCGTGGTGGGGCCCAGTGGCACCGGCAAGACGACGCTTTTGAACCTGATCGCGGGGATCGCGGTGCCGCAGGCGGGGCGGATCACCATCGACGGCAAAGAGATCACGGGGTTGTCCGATAGCGCGCGGCGCACGTTTCGGGCCAATAACATCGGCTTTATCTTCCAGGATTTCGCGCTGCTCGATTACCTGACGGCGCGCGAAAACATCCTTTATCCCTATCGCATCACCGCAGGCGCACCCTTGGACGCCGAGGCACGCGCGCGGGCCGAGCAATTGGCGAAAGCCTGCGGGTTGGAGGGGAAGCTGGGGCGCCGCCCCGGCGCGCTTAGCCAAGGCGAGCAGCAGCGGGTTGCGCTGTGCCGTGCCCTGGTGCGCCAGCCCAAGCTGATCCTGGCCGACGAGGCGACCGGAAACCTTGATCCCGACAACAAGGTCGCGATCCTCGATCTGCTTTTTTCGCGCACGCGCGAGGCCGGGGCCGCGTTATTGGCGGTGACGCACGACCATGATCTGTTGCCACGCTTCGACCGGGTGATCGACTTTGCAGATTTTCGCGTGGCGACGGAGGCGGGCGCATGA
- a CDS encoding ABC transporter permease produces MNTLFLALAYLKFHRLRSLILVLVAAMILSVPLVSQVLLDGARTSLTDRAEATPLVLGNRGSQLDLVMNALYFSDDRAEPVTMAASEEIWDAALAIPIPLNTAFETNGARIVGTTLDYFDFRDLVVADGRQLAVLGEAVLGAAVAERLGLGPGDTVVSAPQNLFDLDGVYPLELAIVGVLAPNGTPDDEAVFVDIATTWVISGIGHGHDGVVAADADTDVVVANAAIVEFNRITPENIDSFHFHGDPESYPVSGILVVPDDDRAGTILRGRYLDAANPFQIIVPQEVVGELVDRIFRIKSLLDAVTLIVGVAALAAVGLAVFLSYRLRAREMQTAFKLGARPGMILRLLASETIILLACAGLIAFGIVMAVQSSGDTIVAWLLAT; encoded by the coding sequence ATGAACACGCTGTTCCTGGCCCTCGCCTATCTGAAGTTCCATCGTCTGCGGTCGCTGATCCTTGTGCTTGTGGCGGCGATGATTCTGTCGGTGCCGCTGGTCAGCCAGGTGCTGTTGGACGGGGCGCGGACGTCGCTGACGGATCGGGCAGAGGCCACGCCCCTGGTGCTTGGCAACCGGGGCAGTCAACTCGACCTGGTGATGAACGCGCTCTACTTCTCCGATGACCGGGCAGAGCCGGTCACAATGGCCGCCAGCGAAGAGATCTGGGATGCCGCGCTTGCCATTCCGATCCCGCTCAACACCGCGTTCGAGACCAATGGCGCGCGGATTGTCGGCACCACGCTGGACTATTTCGACTTCCGCGATCTGGTCGTGGCAGACGGTCGCCAGCTTGCGGTTCTGGGCGAGGCCGTGTTGGGCGCCGCCGTGGCCGAGCGGCTTGGCCTTGGGCCCGGTGATACGGTGGTCTCCGCGCCGCAAAACCTTTTCGACCTCGATGGGGTCTATCCGCTGGAGTTGGCCATCGTGGGCGTTCTTGCGCCCAATGGTACTCCGGATGATGAGGCGGTCTTTGTCGATATCGCCACCACCTGGGTGATTTCCGGCATCGGCCATGGCCACGACGGCGTCGTGGCCGCCGACGCCGATACCGATGTGGTCGTGGCCAATGCCGCCATCGTCGAATTCAACCGCATCACGCCCGAGAACATCGACAGCTTCCATTTCCATGGCGACCCGGAAAGCTACCCCGTGTCCGGCATCCTCGTGGTCCCCGATGACGACCGGGCGGGCACGATCCTGCGGGGGCGCTACCTCGATGCGGCCAACCCGTTTCAGATCATCGTTCCGCAAGAGGTCGTGGGCGAACTGGTCGACCGGATTTTCCGCATTAAGTCATTGCTCGATGCCGTGACCTTGATCGTGGGGGTGGCCGCATTGGCCGCCGTTGGGCTTGCAGTGTTCCTGAGCTACCGCTTGCGCGCCCGAGAGATGCAGACGGCTTTCAAACTGGGGGCCCGGCCCGGCATGATTCTGCGGCTGCTGGCCTCTGAAACGATTATTCTGCTGGCCTGCGCTGGATTGATCGCTTTCGGCATCGTCATGGCCGTGCAATCATCGGGCGATACAATTGTGGCATGGCTGTTGGCGACCTAA
- a CDS encoding DUF4198 domain-containing protein, producing the protein MKKTLATILATTALSTTAALAHYGMIIPSDPMVSQQDGRSVTLDVSFSHPFELVGMELVAPVSFSVTHEGDTTDLMDALQPATIMEAAGFTMEYDLSRPGTYVFAMEPQPYWEPAEDSYIVHYTKTYVSAYDDDEGWDALLGLRTEIEPLTRPFGIWEGNVFQGRVLLEGEPVPFAEIEVEYYNEDLSATAPSDLMITQTIVADADGVFSYSTPNAGWWGFAALNTAPETLDFEGTPRAVELGAVIWVHFEEWTGQ; encoded by the coding sequence ATGAAGAAGACACTTGCGACGATCTTGGCGACAACGGCGCTTAGCACTACAGCGGCGCTGGCGCATTACGGGATGATCATCCCCTCTGATCCGATGGTCTCTCAGCAAGATGGCCGCTCTGTCACGCTTGATGTCTCATTCTCGCATCCCTTCGAGCTGGTTGGGATGGAGCTTGTGGCGCCCGTCTCGTTCTCCGTCACCCATGAGGGAGACACCACGGATTTGATGGATGCCTTGCAGCCGGCCACGATCATGGAAGCCGCGGGCTTCACTATGGAGTACGACCTGTCCCGGCCCGGCACCTATGTCTTCGCGATGGAGCCGCAACCCTATTGGGAACCGGCGGAAGACAGCTACATCGTGCATTATACCAAGACCTACGTCAGCGCCTATGATGATGACGAAGGCTGGGACGCTCTGCTGGGTCTGCGCACCGAGATCGAGCCTCTGACACGCCCGTTCGGCATCTGGGAAGGCAACGTCTTTCAAGGCCGCGTCCTTCTGGAAGGGGAGCCGGTGCCCTTCGCCGAGATCGAGGTCGAGTATTACAACGAGGATCTGTCGGCCACGGCGCCCTCTGACCTTATGATCACCCAGACCATCGTCGCGGATGCCGACGGCGTGTTCAGCTATTCGACGCCGAACGCCGGATGGTGGGGCTTTGCCGCGCTCAACACCGCGCCCGAAACCCTCGATTTCGAAGGGACGCCGCGGGCCGTCGAACTGGGTGCCGTGATCTGGGTCCATTTCGAGGAATGGACCGGGCAATGA
- a CDS encoding metal ABC transporter substrate-binding protein — protein MTASALTRRRLGQLTLALGATTLAGRAFAQERLSIAAVNYPLAYFAERIAGDLADVRFLVPDDVDPSFWRPGIADITAIQSADLVLLNGAGFADWTARTTLPRARSVVTSAAFEDAFIATETITHAHGDGGAHSHTGTANYLWLDFAQAQMQAEAIAAALTRRAPDAEADIARNLDALIADLGALDTDARAIGAAAQGVRMIAAHPRYQYFARAYGVDIDAMEWDPREPVNDAQLAALEERVAASGARLFIWEAEPDAASRSRVESLGLTSAVLPPLANRPSDGDFISAMTQALAQVHQATLSLTGG, from the coding sequence ATGACCGCATCCGCTTTGACCCGCCGCCGACTGGGGCAACTGACGCTCGCCTTGGGGGCCACCACCCTTGCTGGCCGCGCCTTTGCACAAGAGCGGCTGTCCATCGCGGCGGTGAATTACCCGCTGGCCTATTTTGCTGAACGGATCGCGGGCGATCTTGCCGATGTGCGCTTCTTGGTTCCCGACGACGTCGACCCCTCGTTCTGGCGGCCCGGCATTGCAGATATCACGGCCATTCAATCAGCGGATCTGGTGCTGCTCAATGGCGCGGGGTTCGCGGATTGGACGGCGCGCACGACGTTGCCGCGTGCGCGCAGCGTCGTCACTTCTGCCGCGTTCGAGGATGCCTTCATCGCAACCGAGACGATCACCCATGCCCACGGGGACGGCGGCGCGCATTCCCACACGGGCACGGCCAACTACCTTTGGCTGGACTTCGCGCAGGCCCAGATGCAGGCCGAAGCCATCGCCGCCGCCCTGACACGCCGCGCCCCCGATGCAGAGGCGGACATCGCACGAAACCTCGACGCGCTTATCGCCGACCTTGGTGCGCTTGATACTGACGCCCGTGCGATCGGAGCGGCCGCGCAGGGGGTGCGGATGATCGCCGCGCACCCGCGCTACCAGTATTTCGCCCGCGCCTATGGCGTCGACATCGATGCCATGGAGTGGGACCCACGAGAGCCGGTGAACGACGCGCAACTGGCCGCGTTGGAAGAACGTGTGGCGGCAAGCGGCGCAAGATTGTTCATCTGGGAGGCAGAACCGGACGCGGCCTCCCGTTCCCGTGTCGAAAGCCTTGGGCTTACAAGCGCCGTCTTGCCACCGCTGGCCAATCGTCCATCGGACGGCGATTTCATCAGCGCAATGACCCAGGCCCTGGCGCAAGTCCACCAGGCCACGCTGTCCTTGACCGGGGGCTAG
- a CDS encoding fatty acid desaturase, with product MKPSDWTRILAKYREPSHSRSWFELAVTLAPFTAIWALAWWSLSISAWLGLGLAVANSLFLVRLFMIQHDCGHGAFFKNRRVGDWLGRFIGVLTLTPYDVWRRNHAMHHATTGNLDHRGTGDLPTLTVREFRAKGWVGRGLYRLVRNPLFLFGIVPFYTFFLQNRIPLGVMRGGWRYWISAQGTNLAIAAIVGVLLWFGGLKVVFLVFFPTVFLAAVVGMWLFYIQHQFEDTVWDRDGDWTVQDAALHGSSHYHLPGVLRWMTANIGVHHVHHLASRIPFYRLPEVVRDHDVLAQSQRITLWESFKCARLHLWDEDSRKLLSFSDARRIA from the coding sequence TTGAAACCCTCTGACTGGACCCGAATTCTGGCCAAGTACCGCGAACCAAGCCATTCGCGCAGTTGGTTTGAGCTGGCCGTGACTCTCGCGCCGTTTACCGCAATCTGGGCGCTGGCGTGGTGGTCCTTGTCGATCAGCGCGTGGCTGGGTCTGGGGCTTGCGGTCGCGAATTCGCTTTTCCTTGTGCGTTTGTTCATGATCCAGCACGATTGTGGCCACGGGGCGTTCTTCAAGAACCGCCGTGTGGGCGACTGGCTGGGACGCTTCATCGGCGTGCTGACGCTGACGCCCTATGACGTGTGGCGGCGCAATCATGCGATGCACCATGCCACAACGGGCAATCTCGATCATCGCGGCACGGGTGATTTGCCGACGCTGACAGTACGCGAATTTCGCGCCAAGGGCTGGGTCGGGCGCGGGCTCTACCGCCTTGTGCGCAACCCGCTGTTCCTGTTCGGCATCGTCCCGTTCTATACCTTCTTCCTGCAAAACCGCATCCCCTTGGGCGTCATGCGCGGGGGCTGGCGCTATTGGATCAGCGCCCAGGGCACCAATCTTGCGATTGCCGCAATCGTGGGCGTCTTGTTGTGGTTCGGTGGCCTCAAGGTCGTATTTCTGGTCTTCTTCCCCACGGTTTTTCTGGCCGCAGTTGTCGGCATGTGGCTGTTCTATATCCAGCACCAGTTCGAGGATACGGTCTGGGACCGGGATGGCGATTGGACGGTGCAGGATGCCGCGCTGCATGGCAGTTCCCACTACCACCTGCCGGGTGTGTTGCGCTGGATGACCGCAAATATCGGGGTGCACCACGTCCATCACCTTGCCAGCCGCATCCCGTTCTATCGACTGCCTGAGGTTGTGCGCGACCATGACGTTCTGGCGCAATCCCAGCGGATCACCCTGTGGGAAAGCTTCAAATGTGCCCGCCTGCATCTGTGGGACGAGGACAGCCGCAAACTATTGTCCTTCTCGGACGCACGCCGCATCGCCTGA
- a CDS encoding DEAD/DEAH box helicase: MKQALQKALDAQGYDTLTPVQQAVTDPELTGKDLLVSAQTGSGKTLGFGLAIAPGMFGEAETFDSAGAPLALVIAPTRELAMQVKRELTWLFAHAGATLASTVGGMDMRDERRALARGAHIVVATPGRLKDHIMRGSIDLSALKAVVLDEADEMLDLGFREDLEFILDEAPSDRQTLMFSATVPAAIAKLAQNYQKDAVRIATTTGEKQHSDIEYRALTVSARDSENAIINVLRYYEAPNAIVFCNTRATVNRMTTRLSNRGFSVVALSGELTQSERTNALQAMRDGRARVCVATDVAARGIDLPNLELVIHAELPTNQDTLLHRSGRTGRAGRKGVSALIVPPAARKKAQRLLGWAKLTAVWADAPSAEEVTAKDDERMMEGSDWEGEVEESNRATVDRLAQMYSAEQLAAAFVRLYRERRSAPEELSEITAAPERKSFGPSVWFSLAGGQAVGAEPRRLLPMLCKMGNITRDDVGAIRIHHEASFIELRESAVDGFLAAIGGKMTVEDGATLTRLDAAPNLDRGPRPPRADGPVERKPRTNKSNDRRAGKAQTFEAADPGPSRAPEAPKSGTTKPVEWNDAPPPRQKKPKKPAPGGKPARYGSADGKPARHRGADDKPARHGASDTKPDLPQAEPWKARKPRHKSKAAGDGFERPSRPGGNPATKPGARLGAPTTGKANSKKNKARAAAAAAEASAKGAPKPRKPRAAKPKKKRDPS; the protein is encoded by the coding sequence GTGAAACAGGCCCTCCAGAAAGCCCTCGACGCCCAAGGGTACGACACCCTCACCCCGGTGCAACAGGCAGTCACGGACCCGGAACTGACGGGCAAGGACCTGTTGGTGTCGGCGCAGACCGGGTCGGGCAAGACCCTGGGGTTCGGCCTGGCGATCGCGCCGGGCATGTTTGGCGAGGCCGAGACGTTTGACAGCGCGGGCGCGCCCCTGGCCCTTGTCATCGCGCCGACGCGCGAATTGGCGATGCAGGTAAAACGGGAACTGACGTGGCTTTTCGCCCACGCCGGCGCGACGCTTGCCTCTACCGTTGGCGGCATGGACATGCGGGATGAGCGCCGCGCCCTGGCGCGTGGGGCGCATATCGTCGTGGCCACCCCGGGCCGCCTGAAGGATCACATCATGCGCGGGTCGATTGACCTGAGCGCGCTGAAAGCCGTGGTGCTGGACGAGGCCGACGAAATGCTGGATCTGGGCTTCCGCGAAGATCTGGAATTCATCCTAGATGAGGCCCCTTCTGATCGTCAGACGTTGATGTTCTCGGCCACCGTGCCCGCCGCCATCGCCAAACTGGCGCAGAACTATCAGAAAGACGCCGTGCGCATCGCCACGACAACGGGCGAAAAACAGCACTCGGACATCGAATATCGGGCCCTGACGGTTTCGGCGCGCGACAGTGAGAACGCGATCATCAACGTGCTGCGCTACTACGAGGCGCCAAATGCCATCGTCTTCTGCAACACCCGCGCGACGGTGAACCGGATGACGACGCGGTTGTCGAACCGGGGCTTCTCGGTTGTGGCGCTGTCGGGCGAGTTGACCCAATCCGAGCGCACGAATGCGCTGCAAGCCATGCGCGACGGGCGCGCGCGGGTGTGCGTAGCCACGGATGTGGCGGCGCGCGGCATCGATTTGCCGAACCTGGAATTGGTCATCCACGCAGAATTGCCCACGAACCAGGACACGCTTCTGCACCGGTCGGGCCGGACCGGTCGCGCGGGTCGCAAGGGTGTCTCGGCGTTGATCGTGCCGCCTGCGGCGCGCAAGAAAGCCCAACGCCTTTTGGGGTGGGCGAAGCTGACCGCCGTCTGGGCCGACGCGCCCTCGGCCGAAGAAGTCACCGCCAAAGATGATGAGCGGATGATGGAGGGGTCCGATTGGGAGGGCGAGGTAGAGGAATCCAACCGCGCCACCGTGGATCGCTTGGCGCAGATGTATTCCGCCGAGCAACTGGCCGCCGCTTTCGTCCGCCTCTACCGCGAGCGCCGCTCGGCCCCTGAAGAGCTATCCGAGATCACCGCCGCGCCCGAGCGCAAGTCGTTCGGGCCAAGCGTGTGGTTCTCGCTGGCGGGCGGCCAAGCCGTGGGCGCCGAGCCGCGCCGCCTGTTGCCGATGCTGTGCAAGATGGGCAACATCACGCGCGACGACGTGGGCGCGATCCGCATCCACCACGAGGCCTCGTTCATCGAATTGCGCGAAAGCGCGGTGGACGGGTTCCTAGCCGCCATCGGAGGCAAAATGACGGTGGAGGACGGCGCGACCCTGACCCGCCTGGACGCCGCGCCCAATCTGGATCGCGGCCCGCGCCCGCCCCGCGCCGATGGTCCGGTCGAGCGCAAACCGCGCACCAACAAATCCAACGACCGCCGAGCAGGCAAGGCTCAGACGTTCGAAGCCGCTGATCCGGGTCCCTCAAGGGCACCAGAAGCGCCCAAGTCCGGCACTACGAAGCCGGTGGAATGGAATGACGCACCGCCGCCACGCCAAAAGAAGCCGAAGAAACCTGCGCCGGGCGGGAAACCCGCCCGCTATGGGAGTGCTGACGGGAAACCCGCCCGCCATCGGGGTGCTGACGACAAGCCAGCCCGCCACGGGGCATCCGACACCAAGCCCGACCTGCCCCAGGCCGAGCCCTGGAAGGCCCGCAAGCCGCGTCATAAATCGAAAGCGGCGGGGGACGGTTTTGAACGCCCATCCCGTCCCGGTGGCAACCCCGCAACAAAGCCGGGCGCCCGGCTTGGCGCACCGACAACGGGCAAAGCCAACAGCAAGAAGAACAAGGCCCGCGCGGCGGCAGCCGCGGCAGAGGCCTCGGCCAAAGGCGCACCAAAGCCGCGCAAACCCCGCGCAGCGAAGCCGAAGAAGAAACGCGATCCGTCCTAG